One genomic window of Solanum dulcamara chromosome 12, daSolDulc1.2, whole genome shotgun sequence includes the following:
- the LOC129877790 gene encoding uncharacterized protein LOC129877790, with amino-acid sequence MGIFDELRAAAGRLFNRKIQKQPSNAYASEGRYGAAGITPAVSKIGSPVKYEGPQKTDEYVFYPDGREKIGRILSKLSKFALVSAVDESLKTVAGSSKIMKEGLKDKLPSRPSSRAEKQDVTAVMEEMQAKMEKLQDDMNNTKQQNEVSTKCITGLDSFEFSDEPIKSSTPLKSNRKKVFIRSQL; translated from the exons ATGGGCATTTTCGACGAACTCCGAGCAGCCGCCGGCAGGCTTTTTAACCGGAAAATTCAGAAGCAACCGTCAAACGCGTACGCTTCAGAAGGTCGGTACGGTGCCGCCGGTATTACACCGGCTGTTTCCAAAATAGGAAGTCCGGTTAAGTACGAAGGCCCTCAGAAAACCGATGAGTACGTTTTTTACCCCGACGGCCGGGAAAAGATCGGCCGGATTCTCTCAAAGCTAAGCAAATTTGCTCTTGTCTCTGCTGTAGACGAATCTCTCAAAACCGTTGCCG GCAGCAGTAAAATTATGAAGGAGGGATTAAAGGATAAATTGCCTTCACGTCCTTCCAGTAGAGCTGAGAAACAAGATGTTACTGCTGTGATGGAGGAGATGCAAGCAAAGATGGAGAAACTTCAGGATGACATGAATAACACGAAGCAGCAAAATGAGGTATCAACTAAATGCATCACGGGGTTGGATTCCTTTGAGTTCTCTGATGAGCCAATCAAGAGTTCGACGCCTTTAAAATCTAATAGAAAAAAGGTTTTCATTCGCTCTCAGCTGTAA
- the LOC129876360 gene encoding receptor-like protein kinase THESEUS 1 has translation MVNLRTMSWIPLVLAVVVSSFSTQDSNAAFIPADNYLLACGSSQNVTYIGQTYVPDSLHSSGALESTENSIAETSNSTAPFSIYQSARIFHSTAFYKFDIKQEGHHWIRLYFYPLPGHNLTSASITVVTENFVLLNNFSFKSYNGSYLFKEYAINVNSDSLILALIPSNNSVAFINAIEVVSVPDELIPDQAVALSPVAPFSGLSGLALETVYRLNMGGPHLTALNDTLGRTWENDVKYLHVNSSAVNASVNPSSIKYPATITPEIAPNWVYATAETMGDANVPNVNFNITWVFPVDPNFMYFMRVHFCDIVSESLNSLLFNLYINNDAALLDLDLSNLAGNLDVPLYKDFVSNSSVNSSILTVSVGPEVSADWINAIMNGLEIMKISNEARSLSGVQSVETLFMLPHKKNKLVVIIGSALGASAVLALIALCCCFFIARRSKTSNQGHPWIPSLYGNSLTLTKTTASRGTASCISLASPNVGRFFSFQEIMDATNKFDESLLLGVGGFGRVYKGTMEDGTKLAVKRGNTGSEQGIAEFQTEIEMLSKLRHRHLVSLIGYCDERSEMILVYEYMANGPLRSHLYGTDLPPLSWKQRLEICIGAARGLHYLHTGAAQSIIHRDVKTTNILLDENFVAKVADFGLSKAGPALDQTHVSTAVKGSFGYLDPEYFRRQQLTEKSDVYSFGVVLMEVLCTRPALNPVLPREQVNIAEWAMIWQKKGMLDRIMDSNLEGQVNPASLKKFGETAEKCLAEYGVDRPSMGDVLWNLEYALQLEEVSSALSEPDDNSTNHIPGIPLTQVEPFDNSVSNIEGIVNSGTDDDAGDAATNSVFSQLVNPRGR, from the coding sequence ATGGTGAATTTGAGAACAATGTCATGGATTCCTTTAGTTCTAGCTGTAGTTGTGTCTAGTTTTTCGACTCAGGACTCGAATGCTGCCTTCATTCCTGCTGATAACTACTTGCTCGCGTGTGGATCATCACAAAATGTGACCTATATCGGCCAGACATATGTTCCTGATTCTCTGCATTCTTCAGGTGCTTTAGAAAGTACAGAAAATTCTATTGCTGAAACGTCCAATTCTACTGCTCCGTTTTCAATCTATCAGTCAGCCAGAATTTTCCATAGTACGGCGTTTTACAAGTTTGATATTAAGCAAGAAGGCCACCATTGGATCCGTCTCTATTTTTACCCTCTTCCAGGGCACAACTTAACGTCTGCCTCAATCACAGTGGTCACAGAAAATTTTGTTCTGTTGAACAATTTCAGTTTCAAGAGCTATAATGGATCATACCTTTTTAAGGAATACGCGATCAATGTCAATTCAGATAGTTTGATTCTTGCTTTGATCCCTTCAAACAACTCTGTTGCATTTATCAATGCCATCGAAGTTGTATCAGTACCTGATGAATTGATACCTGATCAAGCAGTGGCTTTATCTCCCGTAGCACCTTTCAGTGGCCTTTCTGGACTAGCCCTCGAAACTGTTTATCGTCTAAACATGGGCGGTCCTCATCTCACTGCTCTGAACGATACCTTGGGAAGAACGTGGGAGAATGATGTGAAGTACTTGCACGTCAATAGCTCAGCGGTGAATGCTTCAGTTAACCCATCAAGCATAAAGTATCCGGCTACTATAACTCCTGAAATAGCACCGAATTGGGTTTACGCTACTGCTGAAACCATGGGAGATGCAAATGTACCTAATGTGAATTTCAATATCACTTGGGTGTTCCCTGTTGATCCGAACTTCATGTACTTCATGCGGGTACATTTCTGTGATATTGTGAGCGAATCTTTGAATAGTCTTCTGTTCAACCTATACATTAATAATGACGCTGCTCTATTGGACCTAGACTTGTCAAACTTAGCTGGAAATTTGGATGTACCGTTATACAAGGATTTTGTCTCCAATTCCTCGGTAAATTCAAGTATTCTGACAGTGAGTGTTGGTCCAGAGGTGAGCGCTGATTGGATAAATGCAATTATGAATGGACTGGAAATCATGAAGATCAGCAATGAAGCTAGAAGCTTGAGTGGGGTTCAATCTGTTGAGACTCTCTTTATGTTGCCTCACAAAAAGAACAAGTTAGTTGTCATTATTGGTTCGGCCTTAGGAGCATCAGCTGTTTTGGCGCTTATTGCGTTGTGTTGTTGCTTTTTTATAGCTCGAAGATCAAAGACTTCCAACCAAGGACACCCATGGATTCCGTCCTTGTATGGGAACTCTTTAACTTTGACGAAAACAACAGCTTCTCGGGGAACAGCAAGCTGCATCTCCTTGGCTTCACCGAATGTTGGACGATTCTTTAGTTTCCAAGAAATAATGGATGCAACAAACAAATTCGACGAAAGCTTGCTACTTGGTGTTGGTGGTTTTGGTAGGGTCTATAAAGGAACAATGGAAGATGGGACTAAACTTGCTGTCAAAAGAGGAAATACAGGATCTGAACAAGGTATAGCTGAATTTCAAACTGAGATTGAAATGTTGTCCAAACTTCGCCACCGTCACCTCGTGTCTTTGATTGGCTATTGTGATGAGAGGTCGGAAATGATTCTTGTTTATGAATACATGGCAAATGGTCCTCTCAGAAGTCATCTTTATGGAACAGATCTCCCACCTCTCTCGTGGAAGCAGCGTCTTGAGATTTGTATTGGTGCTGCCAGGGGGCTGCATTACCTCCACACAGGTGCAGCTCAGAGCATCATTCACCGCGATGTTAAAACCACCAACATACTTTTAGACGAGAACTTTGTGGCTAAAGTTGCTGACTTTGGTCTTTCTAAAGCTGGACCGGCTCTTGATCAGACACACGTAAGTACTGCTGTTAAGGGTAGCTTTGGATACCTTGATCCTGAATACTTCCGGAGGCAGCAGCTCACAGAAAAATCAGATGTCTATTCATTTGGTGTTGTTCTAATGGAAGTTCTCTGCACCAGACCTGCATTGAATCCAGTCCTTCCACGCGAGCAAGTCAATATAGCCGAGTGGGCAATGATTTGGCAAAAGAAAGGCATGTTGGATCGGATAATGGACTCGAATCTTGAAGGGCAGGTGAATCCAGCCTCCCTGAAAAAGTTCGGGGAGACAGCTGAGAAGTGTTTGGCTGAGTACGGAGTTGATAGACCTTCAATGGGGGATGTGTTATGGAACCTAGAATACGCTCTTCAGCTTGAAGAAGTCTCATCAGCATTGTCAGAGCCCGATGATAACAGCACAAACCATATCCCTGGCATACCATTGACACAAGTTGAGCCATTCGACAACAGTGTTAGCAATATCGAAGGGATAGTTAACTCAGGAACAGATGATGATGCAGGGGATGCTGCTACTAATTCCGTTTTCTCTCAGCTGGTAAATCCGCGAGGAAGATGA
- the LOC129877860 gene encoding uncharacterized protein LOC129877860 has product MVCFCFLVDQKRMMRRSKPVAGLCSRCGYGAKVAEMCTSTRFCYIPFYTKSWKAIVCSFGGAILKSYT; this is encoded by the coding sequence ATGGTCTGTTTTTGCTTTCTAGTGGATCAAAAGAGGATGATGCGGCGGAGTAAGCCGGTGGCTGGCTTGTGTTCGCGGTGTGGCTACGGTGCTAAAGTGGCTGAGATGTGTACATCAACTAGGTTTTGTTATATACCATTTTATACCAAGTCTTGGAAGGCTATTGTTTGTAGTTTTGGTGGTGCTATTCTAAAATCCTACACATAA
- the LOC129877025 gene encoding NAC transcription factor 32-like, giving the protein MESTDSSTGTRHQPQLPPGFRFHPTDEELVVHYLKKKLAGAPIPVDIIAEVDLYKFDPWELPGKAIFGEQEWYFFSPRDRKYPNGARPNRAATSGYWKATGTDKPVFTPTQKVGVKKALVFYGGKPPKGVKTNWIMHEYRVAENKTNNKPPGCGINVANKKGSLRLDDWVLCRIYKKNNTQRSIDDMNDMLGSIVPQCVPTSILQGIKPSINYGTLLENESNMYDGIMNNTSDMINNNNGSIPQLSSKRSMLSGNLYWNIDEAAATTTTTDGNNSPTTKRFLVENNGDDGLNMNNIARITNHEESSSIANFLSQFPQNTSIQQQQHEQHQELGSLNDGVLFRQPYNQVTSMNWYS; this is encoded by the exons ATGGAGAGTACGGATTCATCAACGGGGACACGTCATCAGCCTCAACTCCCTCCGGGGTTCCGGTTCCATCCGACCGATGAAGAACTAGTTGTTCATTACCTCAAGAAAAAACTCGCCGGAGCTCCCATTCCGGTGGATATTATTGCTGAAGTTGATCTTTATAAGTTTGATCCATGGGAACTCCCTG GTAAGGCAATATTTGGGGAACAAGAATGGTATTTTTTTAGTCCAAGAGATAGAAAATACCCTAACGGGGCAAGGCCAAATCGCGCGGCGACATCAGGTTATTGGAAGGCTACCGGAACTGACAAACCTGTTTTTACCCCAACTCAAAAAGTTGGGGTAAAAAAAGCGCTCGTTTTTTACGGCGGTAAACCCCCGAAAGGGGTAAAAACTAATTGGATCATGCATGAATATAGAGTTGcagaaaacaaaacaaataataaGCCTCCTGGTTGTGGTATTAATGTTGCCAACAAAAAAGGATCTTTGAGG TTAGATGATTGGGTGTTATGTCGAATTTACAAGAAGAACAATACACAAAGGTCAATAGatgatatgaatgatatgtTGGGATCAATAGTACCACAATGTGTACCAACTTCAATACTACAAGGAATTAAACCTTCAATAAACTATGGTACATTGCTCGAAAATGAATCGAACATGTACGATGGAATTATGAATAACACGAGCGAtatgatcaacaataataatgGATCCATTCCACAATTATCGTCAAAGAGATCGATGCTTTCAGGTAATTTGTACTGGAATATCGACgaagcagcagcaacaacaacaacaactgaTGGAAACAATTCTCCAACTACAAAAAGGTTCTTAGTTGAGAACAATGGGGACGATGGACTTAACATGAATAATATTGCGCGAATTACAAATCATGAAGAAAGTAGCTCCATCGCCAATTTCCTGAGCCAATTTCCTCAAAATACTTcgattcaacaacaacaacacgaACAACATCAAGAATTGGGATCTCTTAATGATGGAGTCCTCTTTCGACAACCTTATAATCAAGTTACTAGCATGAATTGGTATTCTTAA